In Aerococcus loyolae, a genomic segment contains:
- a CDS encoding response regulator transcription factor, producing the protein MEAKKQILLIDAEEEWVHYLGDELNSENYFATIAHDGPMGLELAHQHQWDLILLDLDLPLLNGLEVMRRLRQEMTVPILVMTQRSSVIDQVSALDQGADGYLIKPLPIEVFLAHIRSILRRMTIEANENHIRQTRLVFRDLLVEKENHLAYRGEEVLDLTKREYDLLVIFMENINKVLSREKLLKDVWGFQSVVETNVVDVYIRYLRNKIDPNRNQKYIQTIRGAGYVMRDEDNS; encoded by the coding sequence TTGGAAGCAAAAAAGCAAATTCTTTTAATCGATGCTGAAGAAGAATGGGTGCATTACCTTGGTGATGAGTTAAATAGTGAAAATTATTTTGCCACAATCGCTCATGATGGCCCAATGGGCTTAGAACTGGCTCATCAACACCAATGGGATTTGATTTTACTTGATTTAGATTTGCCTTTGTTAAATGGCCTAGAGGTCATGCGCCGCTTGCGGCAAGAGATGACGGTCCCAATTCTAGTGATGACCCAGCGTTCATCGGTCATTGACCAAGTGTCCGCCTTGGACCAAGGAGCTGATGGTTATTTAATTAAGCCGCTTCCAATTGAAGTTTTTTTAGCACACATACGCTCAATTTTAAGGCGTATGACCATTGAAGCCAATGAAAACCACATTAGACAGACCCGCTTGGTATTTCGCGATTTACTAGTTGAAAAAGAAAATCATCTTGCCTATCGTGGCGAAGAGGTCTTAGACTTGACCAAACGCGAGTATGACCTATTAGTAATTTTTATGGAGAATATCAATAAGGTGTTGAGCCGGGAAAAATTACTTAAAGATGTCTGGGGCTTTCAAAGTGTGGTTGAAACCAATGTCGTGGACGTTTATATACGTTACCTACGCAATAAAATTGATCCCAATAGAAATCAAAAGTATATCCAAACCATCCGCGGTGCTGGTTATGTCATGCGCGATGAAGATAACTCTTAG